The Rhinoraja longicauda isolate Sanriku21f chromosome 28, sRhiLon1.1, whole genome shotgun sequence DNA segment TGCTCCACCTGCTTGACGGAGACGGAGGGCGAGGCGGGCAGGGTGGCGCTGACAGCCGTGTGCCCGCCCACCGCGTACAGGCAGTGGTCCAGCTCCGCCGTGCCGTGCCCGTAGCGCGCCAGGAGCATGGGAGCCGCCTTGGCCCACTCGTCGTGCAGCGTGTCGTAGACCCAGACATCCCGCGACACCCCGTTCTCCGAGCTGCGGCCCCCCGTCACGTAGACCTTACAGCCCATGGCACAGGCGCTGCACTCCTTGCGCGGGCTGGGGATGTCGGCCTTGGGCGTGACCGCCTTGGTCTTCTGGTCGATGGCGTAGATCTTGTCGCAGGTGAAGGTCTGGCCGCCCAGCAGCAGGATGTCATGATTGACCTTGCGGGGTCGGGCGCACAGCAGGGTCACCACCCCGTCGTTCTGCAGGATCCTCAGCTTGCAGGAGatggcctcctccaccaccacgcgGCCCAGCTTGTGTCCCGCCACCAGCTCCTCGGCCAGCACGCTGTGGTACAGGTAGGCCTCTGGCAGCAGGGCCAGGCGCACGCAGCGCAGCAGCTCGGGCAGGTACTCCAGCCTGCGGCCTAGGTCGTGCCTCACCCACCCCATCACCGCCTCGTACACCAGAGTCTCGTCCTCCACCTCAAGGTCTTCGCTGAGGACCAGCTCCAGCAGCTTGTCCTTGGGCAGCCCCAGGAAGTCCTCGGTGCGGTACAGCACGGTGAAGTAGGCCAGGCACGTCTGCCAGgacagctggaagagctgctggcaCTGGTGGGCATCGGAGAGCAGCATCATGCCCAGGCAGTTCATTGGGTGCAGGTTCTTCTCCAGGAACTCGGCCGAGGCGTCGCGGATCTCGTGGAACTGCAGCATGTCGCTGGCCTCCAGCAGGGACTCAGCGTTCTCCTCGTTGATCAGGACGCGCGAGGTGTAGGCGTAGTCCAGTAGCAGCTCCAGCACCTCGGGGTGCAGCGAGTCGTGGAAGTTCACCGTGCCGTCGCGGCTCTCCCGCATGCCGCCGGCGAACATGGCCTCGAAGTAGCGGCTGCAGGAAGCCAGCACCGCCCGGTGGCACTGGAAGGTACGTGCGCCCGCGCACAGCGTCACGTCCGTGAACAGGTGCCGCTTGCGCAGCAGGTTGAGGTGGGTCAGCAGGCTGTCCGCGTGCGACGGGCGGTGGAACAGCTGGATGTTCATCGAGCCCGAGCTGGAGCGAGACTTGCGGTTCTCGTGCACCGTCACCGACATGCTgccgagaggaggagaggagggcgtTAGTACCCAGCCGAGGCAAAGCCCAGCCCCATCAAACACCAGCCCCCTCCCAACAAACCCCAGCCCCATTAAACCCCAGCTCCTGCCCATCAAACCCCAGCCCCCTCCCAACAAACCCCAGCCCCATTAAACCCCACCCCCTGCCCATCAAACCCCAGCCCCATTAAACCCCACCCCCTGCCCATCAAACCCCAGCCCCGCGCCCATCAAACCCTAGCCCCCTCCCATCAAACCCCAGCCCCCTCCCATCAAACCCCAGCCCCCTCCCAACAAACCCCAGCCCGCGCCACACCCGAGCCCCATTAAACCCCAACCCCTGCCCATCAAACCCCAGCCCCCTCCCAACAAACCCCAGCCCCCTCCCATCAAACCCCAGCCCCCGCCCATCAAACCCCAGCCCCCTCCCATCAAACCCCAGCCTGTCCCCATCAAACCCCAGCCCATGGCGAACGCCAGCCTGTCCCCATCAAAACCTATCCCGTCCCCATCAAACCCAGCCCATtaatccccaccccatccccatccaAAACCCAGCCCATCCAAAACCCAGCCCATCCCATTCCAAATCCAGCACGTCCCCATCAAAACCCACGTTACGTCCAAACCCAAAAGGTAACAGGTTGTGATCGGGACGGGTTTGATGGGAACAGGCTGGGTTTGGAACGGGCTGGGTTGTGATGGGGGCGGGGTGGGTTGTGATGGGGGCGGGCTGGGTTGTGATGGGGGCAGGGCTGGGTTGTGATGGGGGCAGGGCTGGGTTGTGATGGGGACTGGGGTGGAGATTGATTGAGGTGACTTTTCTGGtttggaccattcttcagactgatggatcatGATCTAAGTTTATGGCGGCACAGGCTTCCATTGCTTGTCCTATTTATAATGAGATAACTTGGTGATTATTAAGTATCTTGGACATTGGGTATCTTGAATTCCTTGAAAGCTCTTCGATGTTCAAGATACTTGCACTCagagctccaaagatgtgcaggtttgtgggttaattggcttcagtaaaaattgtaaattgtccccagcgtacgGGTGgaaatcgctggacggcacggactcggtgggccgaagggcctgtttccactctagtaCCTCCAAAGGCAAACGGCACACAATTCCCGAGATGGGAatggcacagtctcttgcccttcAGAACAGGATTATCTCATCTCCAAACCAGAAGAGGACTCCCTTCCATGGGAATGGGGCAGAAACCAGCCCCTGTCGACCGCTCGATGAAATCCAGCGTTCCTCTGTGGTTCATTGCACACATTGCCTCCAGCAATCGCTCTGGGCAGGACACAGTCTGGGCTCAACCCAATATTGTGTTGAAACAAAAGGTGGAAATATGTGCAGCACATTCTGCACACTGGAGGTTAGTTCCCCAGGATGGGAGGAGACCATCAATTACTTGTACAGAGCCCTCCGGCTGATCAAACAGTGCACCATCCTCAAGGTCACTGTCTAATGTAGTCAACACCAATGACCGACACTGTGCTCAACAGTAGACTTCTATATTTTTAGTCATCCTCCACGTGTACACACATTTCCAGATCCTGTCCATGAAAAGTCCAGCTGATTTgttcacccccccctttccccctccctctctccctcccacccccccaccctctctccctcccaccccccccccctctctccctcccaccaccctctctccctcccaccccccccccccctctcccggcACAGTCGGGACTGGGACTTGAACCCACAGCCGTCTAAATCTGACAGCAAAACACGCTTGCCTTGAACCAAGCCTGCAGGGCTTGACATGAAAGGATGCCGCCATAACCTAAAGATCCTCCTCGCAGTGTAGACAGTAACAAGAAGACAGTGAGTGtatgtgaggggggggaagagctAATCTTTGACCGTTTCAAAAGAATTCCACGCATGCTTCTTTAAAGCAGTAGAATCCTTTTATCCCTGCCTTTGCGGGAGCAGCCAAGACCGTTTGAAGATTTAAAGACGTCTTTTCATGTGTGCAGCACTGAAGTGAAGAGGAATGCCAGCAGTTCACAGCCACTTCCTGCAGTTGGCTGGAATTATATATAATTACACAaagtgggggggaaggaaaaaaaaaaaaaagactgccTCTCACAGACCTGGGGCAAGACAGCTAGCTGAAGCACGGGAGAATCGTCCCTCAGCACACAGCTTAAGACTCACAGCAGATTCCCAGTGGCTCGTGTTATGAGTTCATCAAACACCAGAGAGGTACAAATTCAACGCACAATGTTGTggatgggacacaaaatgctggagtaactcagcgggacgggcaggttctctggagagaaggaatgggtgacgtttcatttcGTGGgtgggaaacgtcacccaatccttctctccagagatgccgcccgccccgctgagttactccagcattttgtgtccacctttggtttaaaccagcatctgcagttccttcctacacccaatCTTGTGGGCCCAGTAAGTGACATGGTCCTACACTGGGGATGTGCCGCAAGGCAGATAGCAGTTGCTTTATGAGACTGCAGGTGGCCCAACACTCGGTGACGGAAGTTTACAAGAAAATAAACGTATTGCGATCATCCATATaataggggtggcatggtggtggagtccctgcctcacagcgccagagaccccggttccatcctgaccgcgtgggttttctccaggtgctccggtttcctcccacattccaaagacgtgcaggggtttgtaggttaattggccttggtaaagcggtcccccgtgtgtgtaggatagtgttagtgcgcggggattgcaggctcgctgggccgaagggcctggtcgcACGCTGTATCATCATCatgtcatcatatatatacagccggaaacaggccttttcggccctccaagtccgtgccgcccatcgatccccgcacactaacactatcctacacccactagggacaatttttacatttacccagccaattaacctacatacctgtacgtctttggagtgtgggaggaaaccgaagatctcggagaaaacccacgcaggtcacggggagaacgtacaaactccttacagtgcagcacccgtagtcaggatcgaacccgagtctccgacgctgcattcgctgtaaagcagcaactctaccgctgcgctaccgctgccGCCCCtttataaaaattataaataaatCCTGTCGTTGTCCTATGAATCTGGGTTGGGCATGGGGAGTGTGTGTTGATCCCACAGGAAGGGAAGaagctgagatggggggggggggggggggggtgggaggggggggggaaagagatttACATCCAGTATCAGTATAGGAAATGCTAAAGAAGTCATAATCCATTTGGGCTGGAGAGCTTCCCCACTGTGACACATGAGACTGGTGGGTCTGATAAATGCAAACACAGATGGAacagtgcgtgcgtgtgtgcttcAAAGAGTTGCAGCAAATTATCCACGGCCGGTTTCTGTCCGTAAAGAGCTTCTGCCGTTCATTGCCCCCGAGACCTGCATCGTGGGAGGGAGTTTGGGCGAGAACAGGGCACCTTAAACcttagggtggcactgtggcgcggcagtagaattgct contains these protein-coding regions:
- the enc3 gene encoding ectodermal-neural cortex 3 — its product is MSVTVHENRKSRSSSGSMNIQLFHRPSHADSLLTHLNLLRKRHLFTDVTLCAGARTFQCHRAVLASCSRYFEAMFAGGMRESRDGTVNFHDSLHPEVLELLLDYAYTSRVLINEENAESLLEASDMLQFHEIRDASAEFLEKNLHPMNCLGMMLLSDAHQCQQLFQLSWQTCLAYFTVLYRTEDFLGLPKDKLLELVLSEDLEVEDETLVYEAVMGWVRHDLGRRLEYLPELLRCVRLALLPEAYLYHSVLAEELVAGHKLGRVVVEEAISCKLRILQNDGVVTLLCARPRKVNHDILLLGGQTFTCDKIYAIDQKTKAVTPKADIPSPRKECSACAMGCKVYVTGGRSSENGVSRDVWVYDTLHDEWAKAAPMLLARYGHGTAELDHCLYAVGGHTAVSATLPASPSVSVKQVEQFDPHANKWSLVAPLREGVSNAAVVGAKLKLFVFGGTSVNREKLPRVQCFVPGENRWTVPAKCPQPWRYTSAAVVGDHVVVIGGDTEISANSAYRFNTDTYQWSKFGDVAARRVSCHSVASGNRLYVVGGYFGDQRCKTLDCYDASTDSWSNVTTVPYSLIPTAFVSTWKYLSV